In Eriocheir sinensis breed Jianghai 21 chromosome 12, ASM2467909v1, whole genome shotgun sequence, the following proteins share a genomic window:
- the LOC126997451 gene encoding homeobox protein Nkx-3.2-like yields METLVKMEKPGSPDSQTQTATSVTPFSITDILTRMENRSPTDLRTTLDHHHHHTLHHHHHAAAAAAAAAAAAAYNDLHNASGLGFRPVSVLKYSSPSPMDLSKDATHPEVTSSIEPSSGEPTSATTPHSSDLRDATGSPEGLLGGRRSRSTSPCSEMSMEEVEMDHSDREDSTSAPAQENTASDGKGEGGEGERAPRKKRCRAAFSHAQVFELERRFAHQRYLSGPERADLAQALKLTEQQVKIWFQNRRYKTKRKQMVACEPPSSGRRVAVKVLMRDDQLLHGPEEALPRPSLLLPSLASLSALNSFGSLGLPPYCYYPYLCPPPHSSSSAAAAAALSSLPHLPQLSALSPASLSSLTSSLSNLTSLLPPHALSAASSSSPTVSTSGASRPTPQPPSPTRP; encoded by the exons ATGGAGACACTGGTCAAGATGGAGAAGCCAGGGTCACCGGACAGCCAGACACAGACCGCCACCTCCGTCACGCCCTTCTCCATCACCGACATCCTCACCCGCATGGAGAACCGATCCCCGACAGACCTCCGCACTaccctcgaccaccaccaccaccacaccctgcaccaccaccaccacgccgccgccgccgctgccgccgccgccgccgccgccgcctacaACGACTTGCACAACGCCTCAGGTCTCGGGTTCCGGCCTGTCTCCGTCCTTAAGTACAGTTCCCCGTCGCCTATGGACCTGTCTAAGGACGCGACGCACCCCGAAGTCACGTCCTCCATTGAGCCTTCGTCAGGAGAGCCCACCAGTGCCACGACTCCTCACTCCTCGGACCTCAGGGACGCCACGGGGTCTCCTGAAGGGCTGCTGGGGGGGCGGAGGAGCAGATCGACCTCCCCGTGTTCGGAGATGagcatggaggaggtggagatggaccACAGCGACCGGGAGGACTCCACCAGCGCCCCCGCCCAGGAGAACACGGCCTCCGACGGGAAAG gtgagggcggcgagggagagCGCGCCCCCAGAAAGAAGCGCTGCCGTGCCGCCTTCAGCCATGCTCAGGTGTTCGAGTTAGAGCGTCGCTTCGCCCACCAGCGCTACCTGTCGGGGCCGGAGCGGGCGGACCTGGCGCAAGCCCTCAAACTGACCGAGCAGCAG GTCAAGATATGGTTCCAGAATCGCCGCTACAAGACCAAGAGGAAACAAATGGTGGCCTGCGAACCGCCCTCCTCGGGACGCCGCGTGGCCGTCAAG GTGTTGATGCGTGATGACCAGCTTCTTCACGGCCCTGAGGAAGCGCTGCCTCGCCCgtccctcctcctgccctccctggCCTCCCTCAGCGCCCTCAACTCCTTCGGCTCCCTGGGGCTGCCTCCCTACTGCTACTACCCTTACCTCTGTCCTCCCCCGCACTCcagctcctccgccgccgccgccgccgcgctcTCCTCCCTCCCGCACCTTCCGCAGCTCTCCGCCCTCTCCCCggcatccctctcctccctcacatcgTCCCTGTCTAACCTCACGTCGCTGCTTCCGCCCCACGCCCTCTccgcggcctcctcctcctccccgacggTCTCCACCAGCGGGGCATCGAGGCCGACGCCGCAGCCACCCTCGCCGACACGGCCGTGA